AGGTTCAATGCCCTGTCATCTTCCGCTGTACCGCGTGTAAGACCAAGTGCGGTGAACATATTCCTAATCTCCTCATTCTCATATATTTTATATTCCATGGCCTTTTCCACGTTCAATATTTTTCCACGCAGGGGAAGAATGGCCTGAAAGTTCCGGTCACGGCCCTGTTTGGCGGTTCCACCTGCCGAATCACCTTCAACAAGAAAAATTTCGCAGGCCGCAGGATCGTTATTGGAACAGTCGGCCAGTTTACCCGGTAATCCTGTTCCTGTAAGTACATTCTTACGTTGCACCATTTCACGCGCCTTACGAGCGGCATGACGGGCAGTAGCAGCAAGTATAACTTTATCGACGATCAATTTTGCTTGTCGTGGATTTTCTTCAAGGTAATTAGAGAGCATTTCGCTCACGGCTGTATCCACAAAACCCATTACCTCGCTATTGCCTAATTTGGTTTTCGTTTGCCCCTCAAACTGAGGTTCCTGAACCTTTACAGAGATAACAGCAGTTAAGCCCTCGCGGAAATCATCCCCGCTTATTTCAAGTTTTAACTTCTGGAGCAATCCCGCTTTGTCCGCATAGTTTTTCAGTGTGCGTGTTAAACCCCTGCGGAAGCCTGCCAAATGAGTTCCTCCTTCATGGGTATTAATATTATTTACATAACTGTGAATATTCTCTGAATAGGATGTATTATACATCATAGCAACTTCCACAGGCATACCCTTATCGCTTTCCATGTAGATCACTTCAGGGATAAGCTTTTCACGGGTAGCGTCAAGATAAAGTGCAAACTCTTTTAATCCGCCTTCCGAATAAAATGACTCGGTAGTATAGTTCCCTTCAGCATCCTTGGTACGCTTATCTGTTAAATTGATGCGAATGCGCTTATTTAAAAAAGCCAATTCACGCATACGCGTAGCTATTGTTTCGTAATTATACTCGCTTACTGTAAAAATGGAGGTATCGGGCTTAAACGTAACAATGG
The Bacteroidota bacterium DNA segment above includes these coding regions:
- the gyrB gene encoding DNA topoisomerase (ATP-hydrolyzing) subunit B, giving the protein MEEIVKETDSKNYGADSIQVLEGLEAVRKRPAMYIGDIGFKGLHHLVYEVVDNSIDEALAGHCKNIDVFINEDNSVTVKDDGRGIPTDMHAKEKKSALEVVMTVLHAGGKFDKDSYKVSGGLHGVGVSCVNALSSHLKAEVHREGKIFVQEYSIGKPLYPVKQIGETTDRGTIVTFKPDTSIFTVSEYNYETIATRMRELAFLNKRIRINLTDKRTKDAEGNYTTESFYSEGGLKEFALYLDATREKLIPEVIYMESDKGMPVEVAMMYNTSYSENIHSYVNNINTHEGGTHLAGFRRGLTRTLKNYADKAGLLQKLKLEISGDDFREGLTAVISVKVQEPQFEGQTKTKLGNSEVMGFVDTAVSEMLSNYLEENPRQAKLIVDKVILAATARHAARKAREMVQRKNVLTGTGLPGKLADCSNNDPAACEIFLVEGDSAGGTAKQGRDRNFQAILPLRGKILNVEKAMEYKIYENEEIRNMFTALGLTRGTAEDDRALNLDKLRYHKIVIMCDADVDGSHITTLIMTFFFRYMKELIENGYIYIATPPLYLVKKGNNQRYCWNEEQRDMAIREIGGEGKESTVNVQRYKGLGEMNAEQLWNTTMNPNNRTLRQITIESAAEADRIFSMLMGDEVPPRREFIEKNAKYAKIDA